In the Gemmatimonadota bacterium genome, one interval contains:
- a CDS encoding sodium-translocating pyrophosphatase produces the protein MWHASGRLTRVLALAAASAFLLGTPVTAQAPATEPAVVTAAPDAQVAAPETQAAPEHRPGGEANLKVPDLSTETFLGGIDGKTLLLSGIVVSVLGLLFGLAIYRQLQGMAVHKSMLEVSELIYETCKTYLITQGKFILLLWLFIGAVIVLYFKVLVGFPWDRVLIILAFSLIGIAGSYGVAWFGIRVNTFANSRTAFAALKGKPYPCYAIPLKAGMSIGMMLISVELLLMLMILLFIPGDYAGPCFIGFAIGESLGAAALRIAGGIFTKIADIGADLMKIVFKIKEDDARNPGVIADCTGDNAGDSVGPSADGFETYGVTGVALISFILLAVRDPAVQVQLLVWIFMMRVMMVVASGLSYFINEAIAKSQSADAPHMNFEAPLTRLVWLTSIVSVVITYIASYLLIPTLGDGTLWWKLATIITCGTLAGAIIPELVKVFTSTESRHVREVVTASREGGPSLNILAGLIAGNFSAYWLGMAIMGLMAAGYYVSDMGVGDLMMAPAVFAFGLVAFGFLGMGPVTIAVDSYGPVTDNAQSVYELSTIEQLPGIEAEVQRDFGFKPQFEKAKDFLEENDGAGNTFKATAKPVLIGTAVVGATTMIFSIVVSLTEGLKPEYLANLSLLHPPFLLGLISGGAVIYWFTGASMQAVSTGAYRAVEFIKNNIKLDGNATKASVEDSKKVVEICTVYAQKGMFNIFVTVFFSTLAFAFVEPYFFIGYLVSIALFGLYQAIFMANAGGAWDNAKKIVETELKAKGTPLHDATVVGDTVGDPFKDTSSVALNPVIKFTTLFGLLAVELAVSLSNKNGTGLTHSLAAVFFLISAYFVYRSFYGMRIESSGSPAAKA, from the coding sequence ATGTGGCACGCTTCCGGCCGTTTGACCCGCGTCTTGGCGCTGGCGGCGGCGAGCGCCTTCCTGCTGGGGACGCCGGTGACGGCGCAGGCCCCGGCCACCGAGCCCGCGGTGGTGACTGCGGCCCCTGACGCCCAGGTCGCGGCGCCCGAGACGCAGGCGGCACCGGAGCATCGACCGGGAGGGGAAGCCAACCTCAAGGTCCCCGATCTTTCGACCGAGACGTTTCTCGGCGGCATCGACGGCAAGACGCTCCTGCTCAGCGGGATCGTGGTGTCGGTGCTCGGCCTCCTCTTCGGCCTGGCGATCTATCGACAGCTGCAGGGCATGGCGGTCCACAAGTCGATGCTCGAAGTCTCCGAGCTCATTTACGAGACCTGCAAGACGTACCTGATCACGCAGGGGAAGTTCATCCTCCTGCTCTGGCTCTTCATCGGGGCCGTGATCGTGCTGTACTTCAAGGTGCTGGTCGGCTTTCCGTGGGACCGCGTCCTGATCATCCTCGCCTTCTCGCTCATCGGCATCGCCGGGAGCTACGGCGTGGCGTGGTTCGGCATTCGCGTGAACACCTTCGCCAACTCGCGCACCGCCTTCGCGGCGCTGAAGGGGAAGCCCTACCCGTGCTACGCGATTCCGCTCAAGGCCGGCATGTCGATCGGCATGATGCTCATCTCGGTCGAGCTGCTGCTGATGCTCATGATCCTGCTCTTCATCCCGGGTGACTACGCGGGCCCCTGCTTCATCGGCTTTGCCATCGGCGAGTCGCTGGGGGCGGCGGCGCTACGTATCGCCGGCGGCATCTTCACCAAGATCGCCGACATCGGCGCCGACCTGATGAAGATCGTCTTCAAGATCAAGGAAGACGACGCCCGCAACCCTGGCGTGATCGCGGACTGCACCGGCGACAACGCCGGTGACTCGGTGGGTCCCTCGGCCGACGGCTTCGAGACCTACGGCGTCACGGGTGTGGCGCTCATCTCGTTCATCCTGCTCGCCGTGCGCGACCCGGCCGTGCAGGTCCAGCTGCTCGTCTGGATCTTCATGATGCGCGTCATGATGGTCGTGGCGTCGGGGCTTTCGTACTTCATCAACGAAGCGATCGCCAAGTCGCAGTCTGCCGATGCGCCGCACATGAACTTCGAGGCGCCGCTGACGCGCCTCGTGTGGCTCACGTCGATCGTGTCGGTCGTGATCACCTACATCGCGTCGTATCTCCTCATCCCGACGCTCGGTGATGGGACGCTCTGGTGGAAGCTGGCGACGATCATCACCTGCGGTACGCTCGCCGGCGCCATCATTCCGGAGCTGGTCAAGGTCTTCACCTCCACCGAGTCGCGGCACGTGCGGGAAGTCGTCACCGCATCACGCGAAGGCGGACCGTCGCTCAACATCCTGGCCGGGCTCATCGCCGGTAACTTCTCGGCGTACTGGTTGGGCATGGCGATCATGGGGCTGATGGCGGCCGGCTACTACGTGAGCGACATGGGCGTCGGCGATCTGATGATGGCCCCCGCCGTCTTCGCCTTCGGCCTCGTCGCCTTCGGCTTCCTGGGCATGGGTCCGGTGACGATCGCGGTCGACTCGTACGGCCCGGTCACGGACAACGCGCAGTCGGTCTACGAACTCTCGACCATCGAGCAGCTCCCCGGCATCGAAGCCGAGGTGCAGCGCGACTTCGGCTTCAAGCCGCAGTTCGAGAAGGCCAAGGACTTCCTCGAGGAGAACGACGGGGCGGGGAACACCTTCAAGGCCACGGCCAAGCCGGTGCTCATCGGGACGGCTGTCGTGGGCGCCACGACGATGATCTTCTCGATCGTCGTCTCGCTCACCGAAGGGCTCAAGCCCGAGTACCTCGCCAACCTGTCGCTGCTGCACCCGCCGTTCCTGCTGGGGCTGATCTCGGGCGGCGCGGTGATCTACTGGTTCACCGGCGCGTCGATGCAGGCGGTGTCGACCGGCGCCTATCGCGCGGTGGAGTTCATCAAGAACAACATCAAGCTCGACGGCAACGCGACCAAGGCGTCGGTGGAGGACTCCAAGAAGGTCGTGGAGATCTGCACCGTGTACGCCCAGAAGGGGATGTTCAACATCTTCGTCACCGTCTTCTTCTCGACGCTCGCGTTCGCGTTCGTCGAGCCGTACTTCTTCATCGGCTACCTGGTCTCCATCGCGCTGTTCGGGCTCTACCAGGCCATCTTCATGGCCAACGCCGGTGGCGCCTGGGACAACGCCAAGAAGATCGTGGAGACGGAGTTGAAGGCGAAGGGGACGCCGCTGCACGATGCCACCGTCGTCGGTGACACGGTCGGTGATCCGTTCAAGGACACGTCGTCGGTCGCGCTCAACCCGGTCATCAAGTTCACCACGCTCTTCGGCCTGCTGGCGGTGGAGTTGGCGGTGAGCCTGTCCAACAAGAACGGGACCGGTCTCACGCACTCGCTGGCGGCGGTCTTCTTCCTGATCAGCGCGTACTTCGTGTACCGCTCGTTCTACGGCATGCGGATCGAGTCGTCTGGCAGCCCCGCGGCCAAGGCGTAA
- a CDS encoding amino acid permease, with amino-acid sequence MSPPTSIFAKKSVADCEAEVSLGGGLKRHLTKWHLTALGVGATIGAGIFATTGTAIVGDAARPGAGPAIVFSFLLTAIACGFAALCYAEFAAMVPIAGSAYTYAYAAIGEFVAWIIGWDLIVEYAVGNIGVAIGWSGHFRELISHFGMQLPAWLATDYRTAHDAFNAVAAGSTDASMQYLGSAWSNAPHLLGLPVIMNLPAALVVFCITTVLVIGIKESANTNNAMVILKIGIIVFFLAIGVFLIKPDNWTNAANGGFAPNGFKGISAAAAIIFFSYIGFDAVSTAAEEAKNPAKDMPFGIIMSLIICTVLYVALSIVMTGMAPWKQLGTPEPMITALQYASGPPALLTFSRFIIALGAVIAMGSVLLVFQLGQPRIFYSMARDGLLPPIMAKVHPKFRTPYVGTIMTGTFVATFAAFANIAEVVDLTNIGTLFAFVLVSAGVIFLRKSDPDRVRPFRVPGVPFTPLISIAACLYLMMQLPAVTWIRFGIWLAVGLVFYFMYGYRHSVLRTGKRPHIEPVKGGGH; translated from the coding sequence ATGTCCCCTCCCACGTCCATCTTCGCGAAGAAGTCCGTCGCCGATTGCGAGGCCGAGGTCTCGCTCGGCGGAGGGCTCAAGCGCCATCTCACCAAGTGGCACCTGACGGCACTTGGCGTCGGCGCCACGATCGGAGCCGGCATCTTCGCCACCACCGGTACCGCCATCGTCGGTGACGCCGCGCGCCCGGGCGCCGGCCCGGCGATCGTCTTCTCCTTCCTCCTCACCGCCATCGCCTGCGGCTTTGCGGCGCTCTGCTACGCCGAGTTTGCCGCGATGGTTCCGATCGCAGGGTCGGCATACACGTACGCCTATGCCGCCATCGGCGAGTTTGTCGCCTGGATCATCGGCTGGGACCTGATCGTCGAGTACGCGGTGGGCAACATCGGCGTCGCGATCGGATGGTCGGGGCACTTCCGCGAGCTCATCTCGCACTTCGGCATGCAGCTGCCGGCGTGGTTGGCCACCGACTACCGCACCGCGCACGATGCCTTCAACGCGGTCGCGGCCGGCTCCACCGACGCGTCGATGCAGTACCTGGGCTCGGCGTGGAGCAACGCGCCGCACCTGCTTGGCCTCCCGGTGATCATGAACCTCCCGGCGGCGCTCGTCGTCTTCTGCATCACGACAGTGCTCGTCATCGGGATCAAGGAATCGGCCAACACCAATAACGCGATGGTGATCCTCAAGATCGGGATCATCGTCTTCTTCCTGGCCATCGGCGTCTTCCTCATCAAGCCGGACAACTGGACCAACGCGGCCAACGGCGGCTTTGCCCCCAACGGCTTCAAGGGGATCAGCGCTGCGGCGGCGATCATCTTCTTCAGCTACATCGGCTTTGACGCGGTGTCGACCGCGGCCGAGGAGGCGAAGAACCCGGCCAAGGACATGCCGTTCGGGATCATCATGTCGCTGATCATCTGCACGGTGCTCTACGTGGCCCTCTCGATCGTGATGACCGGGATGGCGCCGTGGAAGCAGCTCGGGACCCCCGAGCCGATGATCACCGCGCTGCAGTATGCCAGCGGGCCGCCGGCGTTGCTCACCTTCTCGCGCTTCATCATCGCGTTAGGCGCGGTGATCGCGATGGGCTCGGTCCTGCTCGTCTTCCAGCTCGGACAGCCGCGCATCTTCTATTCGATGGCGCGCGACGGCCTGCTCCCGCCGATCATGGCCAAGGTGCACCCCAAGTTCCGCACCCCGTACGTGGGGACGATCATGACCGGAACGTTCGTCGCCACCTTCGCCGCCTTCGCCAACATCGCCGAGGTGGTGGACCTCACGAACATCGGGACGCTGTTTGCGTTCGTTCTCGTGTCGGCCGGCGTGATCTTCCTGCGCAAGTCCGATCCCGACCGCGTGCGACCGTTTCGCGTGCCCGGCGTTCCATTCACGCCGCTGATCTCGATCGCCGCTTGCCTGTACCTGATGATGCAGCTTCCAGCCGTGACATGGATCCGCTTCGGCATCTGGCTCGCCGTCGGCCTCGTCTTCTACTTCATGTACGGCTATCGCCACTCGGTGCTGCGCACCGGCAAGCGCCCGCACATTGAACCCGTGAAGGGCGGGGGACACTAG
- a CDS encoding cation:dicarboxylase symporter family transporter: MSQATHLQDATPAKKGGLTLTHWILLSMVLGILVGTFLPDIGKELKPISNIFLRMIKSLIVPLLFSTLVIGIAGHGDDMKKVGRLALRSIIYFEVVTTLALIVGLVAVNWIRPGDGITLEGATAETGEKFASTKVTWGGVLEHTVPQSFFEAAATNEVLQVVFFSILFAVALARVKGEPKKIMLSVLESLSEVMFKFVGLVMSFAPFGIGAAIAVTVSNSGLGVLKNLGILVLTLYGALIVFILLVLVPILVMFRIPLKEFIATVREPALIAFSTASSEAALPQAMQAMEKFGVPRRIVAFVMPTGYSFNLDGSTLYLALASIFVAQAAGIDMPLSQQILMMLTLMLTSKGVAAVPRASLVILSGALASFGLPLQGVAVILGVDALMDMARTSVNLVGNCLATAVMAKWEGEFRKESLPEMARIEGDTLHVPSA, encoded by the coding sequence ATGTCTCAAGCGACGCACCTGCAGGACGCGACGCCCGCCAAGAAGGGCGGCTTGACGTTGACCCACTGGATCCTCCTCTCGATGGTGCTGGGGATCCTCGTGGGGACCTTCCTCCCGGACATCGGCAAGGAACTGAAGCCGATCTCCAACATCTTCCTGCGGATGATCAAGTCGCTGATCGTCCCGCTCCTCTTCAGCACGTTGGTGATCGGCATCGCCGGTCACGGCGACGACATGAAGAAGGTCGGGCGGTTGGCGCTGCGTTCGATCATCTACTTCGAGGTGGTCACGACGCTCGCGCTGATCGTCGGCCTCGTCGCGGTGAACTGGATTCGCCCCGGTGACGGCATCACCCTCGAGGGGGCGACGGCCGAGACCGGGGAGAAGTTCGCCTCGACCAAGGTGACGTGGGGGGGCGTCCTCGAGCACACCGTCCCGCAGAGCTTCTTCGAGGCGGCGGCCACCAACGAAGTGCTGCAGGTCGTCTTCTTCTCCATCCTCTTTGCCGTGGCGCTCGCCCGCGTGAAGGGGGAGCCCAAGAAGATCATGCTCAGCGTCCTCGAGTCGTTGAGCGAGGTGATGTTCAAGTTCGTGGGGCTGGTGATGTCCTTCGCCCCCTTCGGCATCGGGGCGGCGATCGCGGTTACGGTCTCGAACAGCGGGTTGGGGGTCCTCAAGAACCTGGGCATCCTCGTCCTCACGCTGTACGGGGCGCTGATCGTCTTCATCCTGCTCGTGCTCGTCCCGATCCTCGTGATGTTCCGCATCCCGCTCAAGGAGTTCATCGCGACGGTGCGCGAGCCGGCGCTGATCGCCTTCTCGACGGCGTCATCCGAGGCGGCCCTGCCGCAGGCGATGCAGGCGATGGAGAAGTTCGGCGTGCCACGCCGCATCGTCGCCTTCGTGATGCCCACGGGCTACTCGTTCAACCTCGACGGGAGCACGCTCTACCTCGCGCTGGCCTCGATCTTCGTGGCGCAGGCGGCGGGGATCGACATGCCGCTCAGCCAGCAGATCCTGATGATGCTGACGCTGATGCTCACGTCGAAGGGGGTCGCCGCGGTGCCGCGTGCCTCGCTCGTGATCCTGTCGGGGGCGCTCGCCTCGTTTGGCCTCCCGCTGCAAGGAGTCGCCGTCATCCTCGGCGTCGACGCGCTCATGGACATGGCCCGCACGTCGGTCAACCTTGTCGGCAACTGTCTCGCGACGGCGGTGATGGCCAAGTGGGAAGGGGAGTTCCGCAAGGAGTCGCTCCCCGAGATGGCACGCATCGAAGGCGATACGCTGCACGTGCCGTCGGCGTAG
- a CDS encoding DedA family protein yields MDLIHTFVDYVLHLDAHLATLVSWAGVWTYVVLALIIFCETGLVVTPFLPGDSLLFATGALAAATGSLSIVALFVLLTVCAILGDAVNYWLGSRLGAQAAAGRLPLVKKEHIQRTHEFYERHGGKTIILARFVPIIRTFAPFVAGAGTMSYQRFAAYNISGGVAWVGLMLFAGYFFGNIPVVKDNFSLVVLAIIILSIIPGVVAVWQERQRILAERAAR; encoded by the coding sequence ATGGACCTGATCCATACGTTCGTCGACTACGTCCTGCACCTGGACGCCCACCTCGCCACGCTCGTGAGCTGGGCGGGCGTGTGGACGTATGTGGTGCTGGCGCTCATCATCTTCTGCGAGACCGGGCTGGTCGTAACCCCATTCCTCCCAGGCGATTCGCTCCTCTTCGCCACGGGGGCGCTGGCCGCCGCGACCGGGTCGCTGAGCATCGTGGCCCTCTTCGTCCTCCTGACGGTCTGCGCCATCCTGGGCGACGCAGTGAACTACTGGCTGGGGTCCAGGCTGGGGGCGCAGGCGGCCGCGGGGCGGCTGCCCCTCGTCAAGAAGGAACACATCCAGCGCACGCACGAGTTCTACGAGCGACACGGCGGGAAGACGATCATCCTCGCCCGGTTTGTCCCGATCATCCGCACCTTTGCCCCATTCGTCGCGGGCGCCGGTACCATGTCGTACCAGCGGTTCGCGGCGTACAACATCAGCGGTGGCGTGGCGTGGGTGGGGCTGATGCTCTTTGCCGGCTACTTCTTCGGCAACATCCCGGTGGTGAAGGACAACTTCTCCCTCGTGGTCCTGGCCATCATCATCCTCTCGATCATCCCGGGAGTGGTGGCTGTGTGGCAGGAGCGGCAGCGCATCCTGGCGGAGCGCGCAGCGCGGTAA